Proteins co-encoded in one Candidatus Blochmannia sp. SNP genomic window:
- the cysS gene encoding cysteine--tRNA ligase: MLKIFNTLTRKKEKLIPLVDRKIKIYVCGATVYDLCHLGHARTFLTFDTIIRYLRHCGYQVNYVRNITDIDDKIIKRAYENNETTKQLTNRMIQEMHLDLDTLNILRPNYEPKVTDNIDTIIKLIHLLIKKNHAYISSNGDIMFSVKTMHNYGILSNKKKISEIYNILKTPNIKNSPIDFVLWKTSKPGEPCWPSPWGAGRPGWHIECSAMNHSIFGNQLDIHGGGSDLIFPHHDNEIAQSVCAYNMPYAKIWIHSGMLLLNHEKMSKSSNNFFTIRDILKRYDPETIRYFLMSAHYRNQLKYDDNSLKNAQASLKRLYIALRDTKPNPDIKPHDGENYFISKFISKMDDDFNTPEAYSVLFDMAHKLNDLKVKQHSLTPRIAATLKYLANIIGLLYQNPEMFLKKIALKNNKKFHIKKIQKLIKRRENARKNNQWELSDKIRDKLTVMGITLEDNPTGITKWHDNNTNM, translated from the coding sequence AAAAACTTATACCTCTTGTTGATAGAAAAATTAAAATATATGTTTGTGGTGCTACAGTATACGACTTATGCCACCTTGGCCATGCTAGAACATTTCTAACATTTGATACTATTATCCGTTATTTGCGTCATTGTGGATATCAAGTAAATTACGTTCGTAATATTACAGATATAGATGATAAAATTATAAAAAGAGCGTATGAAAATAACGAAACAACTAAACAATTAACTAATCGTATGATTCAAGAAATGCATTTAGATTTAGATACATTAAATATATTACGTCCAAATTACGAACCAAAAGTAACCGATAATATTGATACAATTATTAAACTTATTCACCTACTAATTAAAAAAAATCACGCATATATATCTTCTAATGGAGATATAATGTTTTCTGTAAAAACCATGCATAATTACGGCATCTTATCTAATAAAAAAAAAATATCTGAAATTTACAATATATTAAAAACACCAAACATAAAAAACTCTCCTATAGATTTCGTACTTTGGAAAACATCTAAACCAGGCGAACCCTGTTGGCCATCTCCATGGGGAGCAGGGCGTCCAGGATGGCATATTGAATGTTCTGCTATGAACCATTCTATTTTCGGTAATCAATTAGATATTCATGGCGGAGGATCTGACTTAATTTTTCCGCATCACGACAATGAAATTGCCCAATCTGTTTGTGCTTATAACATGCCCTATGCAAAAATATGGATACACTCTGGCATGCTATTGTTAAACCATGAAAAAATGTCAAAATCATCAAATAATTTTTTTACTATACGTGATATTTTAAAACGTTACGATCCTGAAACAATAAGATATTTTTTAATGTCTGCTCATTATCGTAACCAATTAAAATATGATGACAATAGTCTTAAAAACGCACAAGCATCCTTGAAACGACTTTATATCGCTTTAAGAGATACTAAACCTAATCCCGATATTAAACCTCATGATGGAGAAAACTACTTTATATCAAAATTCATCTCTAAAATGGATGATGATTTCAATACGCCAGAAGCATACTCAGTGCTATTTGACATGGCACATAAATTAAATGATTTAAAAGTTAAACAGCATTCACTCACTCCAAGAATAGCAGCCACTTTAAAATATTTAGCAAACATTATCGGACTATTGTATCAAAATCCAGAAATGTTTTTAAAAAAAATAGCATTAAAAAACAATAAAAAATTTCACATTAAAAAAATTCAAAAATTAATTAAACGTCGTGAAAATGCTCGAAAAAACAACCAATGGGAATTATCTGATAAAATACGAGATAAACTAACTGTCATGGGAATAACATTAGAAGATAATCCTACAGGAATAACAAAATGGCATGATAATAATACAAACATGTAA
- the folD gene encoding bifunctional methylenetetrahydrofolate dehydrogenase/methenyltetrahydrofolate cyclohydrolase FolD — translation MIAKVIDGKYVSEEIKQKIAKQVCQNINSGKRAPGLAMILIGHDPVSKIYVVNKKKACEQVGFISFLYILPVTTTENEIYQLIETLNNDNRVDGILIQLPLPNKLKKVSIFEHIAPDKDVDGFHPYNIGRLCQRSPTLRPCTSRGIITLLEWYNIDMFVLNAVVVGASNIVGRPMTMELLLAGCTVSITHRFTQNLKVYLKHADLLIVAVGMANFIPGSWIKRGSIVVDVGINRLNNGDIVGDVHFSSAYERAGYITPVPGGVGPMTVATLIQNTLQAYYNHLG, via the coding sequence ATGATTGCTAAGGTGATTGATGGTAAATATGTGTCTGAAGAAATAAAACAAAAGATAGCTAAGCAAGTATGCCAGAATATAAATTCTGGAAAACGTGCACCAGGATTAGCTATGATTTTAATAGGACATGATCCAGTTTCTAAGATATATGTAGTTAACAAAAAAAAAGCGTGTGAACAAGTTGGTTTTATTTCATTTCTTTATATTTTGCCTGTTACAACAACCGAAAATGAAATTTATCAATTAATTGAAACTTTAAATAATGATAATCGTGTAGATGGTATTTTAATTCAGTTACCATTACCAAATAAATTAAAAAAAGTAAGTATTTTTGAGCATATTGCTCCTGATAAAGATGTAGATGGTTTTCATCCATATAATATCGGTCGTTTATGTCAACGGTCTCCTACACTGCGTCCTTGTACCTCTAGAGGTATTATTACTTTGTTGGAATGGTATAATATAGATATGTTTGTATTAAATGCAGTCGTAGTCGGAGCATCAAATATTGTTGGTCGTCCTATGACGATGGAGTTATTATTGGCGGGATGTACTGTGTCGATTACGCATCGTTTTACTCAGAATTTAAAAGTGTATCTTAAACACGCTGATTTGTTGATTGTGGCAGTAGGAATGGCTAATTTTATTCCTGGTAGCTGGATAAAACGAGGATCTATAGTAGTAGATGTTGGTATTAATCGGTTAAATAATGGAGATATAGTTGGTGATGTTCATTTTTCCAGTGCTTATGAACGTGCCGGATATATTACGCCTGTTCCAGGTGGAGTGGGTCCTATGACGGTGGCAACGCTTATTCAAAATACCTTGCAAGCCTATTACAATCATCTTGGATAA